ATTTTTGATATTTTCTTTAGAAAAACCTCCGGGCATAAATCTTGCCTGGTTGCATTTTTCGAAAAGTTGTTTGATTTTAAAAATCAAATTTTCCGGGAAATTTTTCTCTCCGATTTTCTCGATGATCGTTTCGATCGTGCTTCCTCGCGAGATTTTCAGTTTATCGGAAAGATAATTTACCAAACCTGTTTGAGCAGATGTATAGAAATCCAATTGATTATTTTCAGCAAAAATGGAAGCCTGTTTCATATATTTTTTCAGGATCTTTTTTGCTTTTTTCTGACGAACATAATCAATATTAACTGCTAATTTTTCCTTTTCTCTTGCATAAAATAATGAAACAGGGATCGACAATAAAACAAGAAACCAGAGAAGCCAGTAATAAAAAGAATCGAGGAAAATTACATTATTTTTCAGGGAAGCATCTTTGATGATAAATCCAATATCATAACCTTCCATCTGAACAGTTGATTGAGCAGAAGAACTGGGGATAAAAACGGCATCTCCTTCCTTGACATCGATCGTAAATGCTTTTGTTTGTTTGGTGATATACTTTTTCTGTTCTATATCAAAGTAAGAAAAAAATACGGCAGGAATCGTAAAAATTCCTTTTTCCTGAGCGATTACAAGATATTTTATTGTTTTCTTTCCGGAAATTTTATTGTTTTGAATATCAGTTGTTATTTCCGGTTCCATGAATCTCAAATTTGGAATATCCGGTAAAACGGGTGCATCAAATTGATTCAAATTACCAGTTCCTGTTATTTCCAGGGTATAAGTGAACGAATCTCCGACTTTCATTTCTTTCTCGCTGATATTACTGGAAAGCTTGAAATTCCCTACTGCTCCTGAAAAACCGGAAGGACGACCTGCTTGAGGTAGTTCTTTTACATTGATTGTTTTGGGTTGGCTTTTAATGATATATCTTTTTGTCGTGCCGAAATCGAAAAAACTGCGGGACTGTGTCCTGATATCGACATTCATTTCCAGAGCAGGAATATGTAAATTACCGGTTTGATTTGGGAATAAGGCAACAGAACGGAGCAGCATCATATTAAAAAGCATTCCATTGCGTGTTTCTCGTTTGAAATTAATTCGGGATGGAGTATAAACATCTTCTTTCCAGAAACCATTAAAAGTCGGATCAGAAGCGAATTCCAAGTCAGAAACTTCGTATCTTGTATAAATCTTGTAATCCACGATAATTGGTTCATTCTCGTAAACAGAACTTTTATTAACTTCAGCAATTATAAATAAATTATCAGCTAATTTATCTGAAGACTGCTGATTATTATTTTTCAACCTGTTGGAAGTTGGAGGAGCTGGTTCGGTGCTGCCTTCGATTACATTGATCGTGATCGGTTTTGTAACGAAAGACTTTTTCTTATATTTGATCGTGATCGGCGGGATCATGAACTTGCCGGTTTTGCGGGGACGAAGAGTGTAAGTGTAACTTTTCGTGATACTCGACTCCATCTTGCCATTAATGATCTGGATCGAAGATGAAGAAGATGAGGAACTTCCCAGTTTATCGAAATTCTCAAGTTTTGTAAGTGATGGTTGACTCACTCGATCCGCATCTTCTCCGGAAATCTCGATTGTCAGCTTCAGATAATCC
This genomic stretch from Candidatus Cloacimonadota bacterium harbors:
- a CDS encoding protein BatD → MIKKIIFSAQIILITFTLSAQLEVQSYVDKTKIGLQDYLKLTIEISGEDADRVSQPSLTKLENFDKLGSSSSSSSSIQIINGKMESSITKSYTYTLRPRKTGKFMIPPITIKYKKKSFVTKPITINVIEGSTEPAPPTSNRLKNNNQQSSDKLADNLFIIAEVNKSSVYENEPIIVDYKIYTRYEVSDLEFASDPTFNGFWKEDVYTPSRINFKRETRNGMLFNMMLLRSVALFPNQTGNLHIPALEMNVDIRTQSRSFFDFGTTKRYIIKSQPKTINVKELPQAGRPSGFSGAVGNFKLSSNISEKEMKVGDSFTYTLEITGTGNLNQFDAPVLPDIPNLRFMEPEITTDIQNNKISGKKTIKYLVIAQEKGIFTIPAVFFSYFDIEQKKYITKQTKAFTIDVKEGDAVFIPSSSAQSTVQMEGYDIGFIIKDASLKNNVIFLDSFYYWLLWFLVLLSIPVSLFYAREKEKLAVNIDYVRQKKAKKILKKYMKQASIFAENNQLDFYTSAQTGLVNYLSDKLKISRGSTIETIIEKIGEKNFPENLIFKIKQLFEKCNQARFMPGGFSKENIKNDFTELQDIVGEISKIKM